The Stigmatella ashevillena genomic sequence CCCTTGTCATCCATGCGGAAGTCGATGCGCGCCACGTCCCGGCACCCAAGCGCCATGAACGAGCCGCGCGCCGCCGTGCGCAGGCGCTCCAGCAACGCGGGCTCCAGCTTGGCCGGCGCGTCGTAGCGGATGCGGTCGGTCCAATCGAGCTTGTGCTGGAAGCTGTAGACGGGGTTCTTCTCTTCCTTGTCCAGGAAGACGATCTCCATCGGGGGCAGCACGCGCGGTCGGCGCTCGCCCAGCAGCCCCACGGTGAACTCACGGCCGCCGATGTACTCCTCGACGAGGGCCGGCTGCTTGTACTTGCTGGCGATCTCCTTGACCACCTCGCGCAGCTCCGCCTCGCTGTGGCAGACGCTCTTGCTCACCACGCCCTTGGAAGAGCCCTCCGCCACCGGCTTCACCATCAGCGGGAAGGTGAAGTCCTTGTTGAGCCGCTCCTTGCCCGTGAGCATGAGCTGGAAGTTGGGGGTGTGGATGCCCGCCTGGCGGACGATCTTCTTCGCCAGCGCCTTGTCCAGCGCGAGGGAGAGCGTGGCCGGATCGCTTCCCGTGTAGGGAATGTCCAGGAGCTCCAGCATGGCCGGCACCTGGCTCTCGCGGTTGCGGCCCTTGAACCCCTCGGCGATGTTGAACACCACGTCCAGGGGCGTGCTGGCCAGCACGCTGGGCAGCTCCTGGTTGGCCTCGAGATCCACCACCTCGTGGCCCCAGGAGGCGATGGCCTCGCGGATGGCCTGGAGCGTGGCCGGCGAGTCGTACTCGGCCTCGCTGTCCTCCGAGGCATCCACCGTGGGCTTCACACGCTTGACGTTGTAGGTGAACCCCACGCGCAGGGGGCCCGTCTTGCGCGCGGGCTTGCCCTGGCGCCGGGCCGAGTCCTTGATCTTGTAGCGCTTCGCGGCGCTCTGGATGATGGAGTTGATGACCCCATCCAGGTGCAACCCCTCGAGCTCGGCGGCGGCGTAGATGCCCGCGCCCGGCTCCAGGCTGGGCAGCGCGTTGATCTCCAGGAAGTACGGCACGCCCGCGTCGCTGAGCCGGAAGTCGATGCGGCCCAGATCCCGGCAGTCCAGCACCTGGAAGATCGTCTGCGCCATCTTGCGCATGTCCTCCGCCGTCTTCGCGGAGACGTTCGCGGGGGCGCGCACGCGCACGGCGCTGGGGTGCTTCGTCTTCAGATCGTAGTCGTAGATCGGGTACTTGCGGCCCTCGGTGGCAACCGGGTCGATCACGTACTCCACCGGCGAGAGGACCCCGTCGTAGTCGTTGTCCACCGCGGCCAGGAAGGGCACCGTGAGATCCCTCCCGCCGATGTACTCCTCGACCAACACGCCGGCCGGATACTTGGCGAGCGCCTGGGTCACCTTGGCGCGCACTTCATCCAGCGTCTCCGCGATGGAGTCCTGGGTGATGCCCTTGGAGGAGCCCTCGAAGTTGGGCTTGACGATGACGGGAAAGCGCAGGTTCTCCGCCGTCAGCTCGCTGAGCTTCTCCACGTACTGCCAGCCCGGCGTCCGGATGCCGTGCTTGGCGAGGATGAGCTTGGTGAGCTGCTTGTCCAGGGTGACCGCCAGCGCGTACGCATCGCTGCCGGTGTACGGGAAGCCCAGCTCGTCGAAGAGGGCCGGATAGAAGGCCTCGCGGAAGCGGCCCCGGCGTCCCTCGGCGGTATTGAAGATGATATCCGGGCTGTAGGCCTCCAACCGGGCCACGGTGCGCGAGGCGGGCCCGCTCACCTCGAAGCGCTCCAGCCGGTGGCCGAGCCGCTCGATGGCACCCGCCAGGGCGTTGACCGTCTCCTGCGTGTCGAACTCCGCCTCTTCTTCCAGATCGGACAGCCTGAGATTGTGCGTCAACGCGATGCGCACGGCTTTCCCTTTCTCACTTTTTTGAGGGCACGGCCGCGGCGCACCTTGGCCGCGGACAGCAATCGTCCCGGAGCGCGCTCATGCGCCACCGGTGTGCGGGGAGCAACAGTCGCCCCCGCCACAACTTTCCCGTCCACCACCTGCGTCTGAGCCCACATGTCGCCCAGCCTCCAACCGAGCGGATCTCTCAGGACCCGCCAGGCCTCCAACCCTCCGATGGCCACCAGTCCCGCGACCGCCGCCACCTGGCCCAGGGGCTGGGGCATCATTCCCAGCAGCACGATGAGCGCCAGCGGGGCGTTGCGCAGGGTGCTGTCCCGGTGACGGGCCGCCGAGCGGGTGGGCAGGTGCATCACCTTCACCCCGAAGATGCGCTTGCCCACGCTCTGGCCCTGGATCATCCCATCCGCCAGCAGCAGGAAGAGCAGCGCGACGACGGAGCCCGCGGCGCCGCACACGGCCGCCAGCCCCCAAGCCACGGCCACGTCCACCAGCCGAGCGCCCACGCGCAGCCAGAGCGACGCCTTGGGATAGGGCGAGCCCGTGGGGGTTTCATCCTCGTGCACCAGGCGCAGCGAGCGAGTCCCCCGCTGTGCCGCCATGCACACACGCTGAGGGGCGGGGCTCACTCCTCGGGCTCCAGGATGAGACCCCGTTCGGGAGGCTCCGCCTCGTCCAGCCCCGCGAGCTGCGCCAGCCGATCATGGGCACTGATGGGCAGGACCCGGCCCCGCGCGCGCTTCGCATGGACGCGGGCGTGGTCCGCGGCCAACTCCGCCGTGAGCGAGCCCGCCTCGGACAGCCGCATCAGCCGTTCCCGGGCTTCTTCCTCGTCATGCGTGGCCGCGGCCCCTTCCCGGGTGAAGAAGATGAAGGCCATGGCCGGCCGCTTGGAGGACTCGCGCATGGCGAACTGCACGCCATCGAGGTTCCAGCCCTGACCGACCCACTGGTTGACGGTGCGCTCCAGGGCGCCCTCATCGACCGTGGACAGCTCGACCACCTTGTATTGGAGGGGACCCGGGGTACGAACCGCGGGCGCCGGATCGGCCTTGGACGAAGGCCGGGCCCGGCGGGGGCGTTCAGGCGGAGGTTTTGCCTGCTTGCGTTTCGGCCGCTTCTTCTGGGTGGGCATCGATTATCCGCCAATCACTTTGCGCGCAGTCCGGGGCGCGATCAAGCGGATGAACGCGCCTGAGGCCCCGGGGTGTTTCCTACAAGAGCTTGGCGGCCTCCAGGGCATGGTAGGTAACGATGAGGTCCGCCCCAGCGCGCTTGATGGACGTGAGCACCTCCATCATGACCCGCTCGCCATCCACCCACCCGTTCTGGGCGGCGGCCTTGAGCATCGCGTACTCGCCGGACACGTTGTAGGCGGCCACGGGCACGTCGCAGCGCTCCTTCACCCGGTGGATGATGTCCAGGTAGGACAGCGCGGGCTTGACCATGACCATGTCGGCGCCCTCGGCGAGATCCTGCGCCAGTTCGTGCAGGGCCTCGCGCGCATTGCCCGGGTCCATCTGGTAGCCCCGGCGATCCCCGAATTGGGGGGTGCTCTGGGCTGCCTCCCGGAAGGGGCCGTAGAAGCCAGAGGCGTATTTGACCGCATAGGAGAGGATGGGGACCTCCGCCTGCCCACCCTCGTCCAGCGCTTTGCGCAAGGCCAGCACGCGCCCATCCATCATGTCCGAGGGGGCGATGATGTCCGCTCCCGCCTGGGCACAGGTGACGGCCATCTGCGCCAGCAGCGGGAGCGTGGCGTCATTGGCCACGTGGCCCCCTTCGATCACGCCGCAGTGGCCGTGGTCCGTGTACTCGCAGAGGCACACGTCCGCGATGACCTGCATGTCGGGGACAGCCTCCTTCACGGCGCGGATGGCGCGCTGGACGATGCCATCCCGGGCATAGCCCTGCGTGCCGCGGGCATCCTTGTGGTCTGGGATGCCAAAGAGAATCACGGAGGGAACCCCCAGGGCCTTGGCCTGCTTGGCCTCCGCGACGGCGTGCTCCAACGAGAGGTTGAAGATGCCGGGCATGGAGGTGATGGGGCGCCGCACGTCCCGGCCCTCCACGACGAACAGCGGGTAGATGAAATCAGAGGGGGCGAGCGCCGTCTCACGCACCATGTCCCGGAGGACAGCGGAGCGGCGCAGGCGGCGGGGGCGGTGGATGGGAAAAGCCATGGAGTGCACGGTATAAACCGAGACGGGGTGCCCGCCACGTCTTCGGAGCCTGCGGCGGCCCCCCCGGCAGGCAGTGAGCCAACCGGTGTCATGGCGCCCAGACCTCCCCTGAGCCCTAGGCCGCCCGATTCACCTTGAGGCAGTGCTTCTCGACTACCTTGACGAGCTGGGAAACCCCGAAAGGCTTGCGCAGGCAGGCGGCGATCCCTGGAGGCGGCGCACTGTCGCTGGCCGTCATCAGAACAACGGGCAGCGAGGACTTCTGGGGCTCCTGTCGGAGCTGCGCGAGAAACTCACGTCCGGACAGGATGGGCATCCACAGGTCCAGGACGATGACGCAGGGCGAAGTGTTTTGAGCGAGGACCTCGAGGCCCTCTTGTCCATTGGCGGCCGTGGCCACGTGGAACCCCGCATCTTCGAGAACTCCCGCCACCGCTTCCCGGACGTCCGCATCATCTTCCAACAGCAACACTGTTCCGCGCATGGGTTCCTCTCCCGGTCAACCCTTTCAAGCGCGGCCTCTCCCCCCCTTTATCCAGAGTGCGCCGGGTTCGGCGATTTCGACCTGTTCAGAGCATGCCAGAGCCATTGCCCGGGGGCACTTGCCGGCTGCTCGCACGATGTCGACCCTGGCCTCCCAACGAGAGGAACTCAACAATGAGCACTCCGGGCGCATCCACCGAAGCCGAATCGTTGAGCGTGAAGGCCCTGTCGCGGCGAGGACCCCTGCTGGTCGTCGAAGATGATCCCGGCATCCGGGAGGCCCTCACCGGACTGCTGGAGGAAGCGGGGTTCCATGTCGCGGCGGTCGCCAACGGAAGGGAAGGCCTTCAGGTCATGGCCCGCCTGGGACTGCCCTGCCTCGTCCTGGTGGATCTGTGGATGCCGCTGATGTCAGGCGGTGAGTTCATCTCCCATTTGAGGGAGCACCCCAGCCGACGCAATCTGCCGGTGGTGGCCATGACGGCCAGCGAGAGCCCGGCGCCCTCGGACGTGGAGGCCTGCTTGCGCAAACCCTTCGCGTCTTCAGCCCTGCTCGATCTCGTGAAAGTGCACTGTACGCGCCAATAGCGCGCAGACGCCGAACCTCAGAGCGTCTGACCCCAGTGGGGATCTCGGCCCGCCAGCGAAGCCCGGCCCACGGCCCGCTCCGCCTCGTGAAGCGCCCGGGCATAGCGGGTGCGCGCCGCCTCCGTGCCAGCCCGAAGCCCCTCTTCGGCTGCCTTCAGTTCGCGCTGCGCCTGTGCCAGCTCCTGCTTCACCGCCTCAACCCATCTCATTCGTGTTTCTCCGGTGTTCCGGCTTTTCATGCACGGAGCGGACCAGGAGGGCCCTTCGCGGAAAGGCGCGAAAACTGGACACGTGTTGAGTCGCCGGAGCAGTCCCCGCGTACTTTTCTTTCCAGGGCTGCGTAGAGGCTGACGCGGTTGCCCCGGGGAAGGGGCGGGGCAATCGGCCACGGACGTCGTCGTCTACAGTGGGTGTCCGTGCCAGCCATCGAAGTCATCGGTCTTCAAAAGATCTACCGGCGTGCCTTCGGGCGCCGCGGCCAAGAAGCCCTCCGGGGGGTGGATCTCACGGTACCCGAGGGGTGTGCCTTCGGGCTGATCGGCCCCAACGGCGCGGGAAAGACGACGTTCATCAAATCCATCCTCGGCATCGTCCAGCCCACGGCGGGCACGGTGCGGGTGCTGGGAGGCTCGCCCGAGGACCCGCGCATCCGCGCGCGAATCGGCTACCTGCCCGAGCGCCTGCACCTGCCGGGGGCGTGGACCGCGCTCGCGTTTCTCCGCACGGTGGCGCAACTCAAAGGCCTCCCGCCCGACCCGGCCCAGAACAAACGGTTGCTCGAACGCGTGGGGTTGGCGGAGGCAGAGGGGCGGCGCATCGGAGGTTATTCCAAGGGCATGCGGCAGCGGCTTGGGCTGGCGGCGGCGCTGCTGGGCGCCCCTTCCTTGCTGGTGCTGGACGAGCCCACGGATGGGATTGATCCCCTGGGCCGGGTCGAGGTGCGCGGGATTCTTCAGGAGGAGGTGCGGCGGGGCACCACGCTGTTCCTCAACTCGCACCTGCTGGCGGAGACGGAGCGGGTCTGTGCTCGGGTGGCCATCCTCGCCCAGGGACGCGTGCTGCGCGAAGGACGGCTCGAGGAGCTGACGCGGCACCGGCCCCAGTGGATCGCGCGTTTCTCTCCAGGCCACGACGAGGCCGCCTTGGAGGCCGCGGGATTCCGCCGCGGCGGCACGGCGGGGCTCTACCACCTGGAAGCGGAGGATCCGGCGGTGCTGAACGCGGCGTTGGACAAGGCCCGAGGCGCAGGCGCGCTGCTGGTGGAGCTCAAGCGCGACGGACAGGATCTGGAGTCCGTGCTGGCCTCCACCCTGGGGGAGGCCGCGTGAGGCCCGTGTTCGGAATCGCCGGGTACGTGCTGCGGGAAGCCGCCTCGCGCAAGTTCATCCTGGCCTTCGTCATCGGCATCACCCTGATGCTGCTCGTCCTGTCCCTGAGCCTGAGGCTGGAGGTGCTGGACGGGGCACTGGCCGCGACACGCCTCTTCGGCCAGGACGTGAACACGCGCATTCGCGCGGTGGATGTGGCGCTCCGGCCCCTGTTCCAGGCCTCCGCCTATGCCGTGTTCTACGGAGGGACCCTCTTCGGCATCGTCGCTTGCTCGGACTTCGCGCCCAGCCTGATGTCGCCCGGCCGCATCGAGCACCTGCTCGCCCTGCCCCTCCAGCGCTGGCACATCCTGGCGGGCACCTTCCTCGGGGTGCTGACGATGGCGCTGTGTGGAGCGCTCTACGGCTCGGGTGGGCTCCTGCTCATCCTCGGGGTGAAGACAGGCTACTGGACGGCCGGCCCATTGATCGCCGCGCTGCTGGCCTGTGTGAGCTTCGCGGCGGTGTACGCGGTGATGTTGACCACGGCCACGGTGGTGCGCAGCGCGGCCCTGTGCGCGGCCACGGGCGCCTTGGCCCTGGTGGGAGGAATCATCGCGGGGTACCGCACCTCCATCGCCCGGGTCTTCGAGGAAGGGCTGAGCCGGGAAGTCTTCCGGGCGGTGACGCTGGTGCTGCCCCGGCTGTCATCGTTGGCGGATGCCGCCGCCGACCTGGCAGCCTCACAGCCCCTGGAGGTGCAATCCTTGGGAACACTGCTCGTGGGAGTATTCGTGTTCGGGCTGGGCGTCTTGGCCGTGGGATTCTGGCACTTTGAAGGAAAGGACTACTGATGAACCGGCGGCGTGGCGGATGGCTGGCCCTGGCCTTGGTGCTGTTGGCGCTCGGAGCGGTGCTGATGTTCACCGGCTCCGCGGAGGAGCCCGTCGCCGAAGCGCCCCGCGTGGAGTTTCCGCGCCGCATGCGGCACGAGGAGTGGCAGCGCGCCGAGAAGCGCCGGACGCAGGCCGTCGCGGTGGTGGACGCGGGTGTGCAGACGGCCCCGCCGCTGCGCCCCAGGGATCCGTTGCTCGCCGCCCTGCCCCGGGGCAAGGGCCGCTCCGCGGTGGTCATCGAGACCAACGCCCTCCGGCACTCCCCCATTGGGGAGCTGCTCCTGGACTGCCTGATGCGCGACGGCGGAAAGGACCTGGAGAAGTTCAAGCAGTTCAGCGGCATCGATCCCCTGCAAGACCTGGATCGAATGGTCATCACGGATGACGGCTTCATGCTCTCGGGGGATTTATCGAAGGCGCGTTTCAAGGACATCCTCCAGGAGAGCGTCTCCATGGACTACGGCTCCGATGCCCGGGTCTACGAGCCGGGTCCCTGGGCCCTCCCTCAACCGGATGGAGGCGTCACCCGGGGGCGGCTCTCCAAGTCCCTGGGCCTCTGGAACAACCAGCTCTTGGTGGTCGGTAACTCGCCGGACTCGGTGAAAGGCGTCATCGATCAGATCGAGGGCCGTGGCTCGGACGAGCCGTCCATCATCTCCGAGGAGAACACGTACGGCGAGATGTACGGGGCGCTGTCGGTGGAACAGCTCGCACGGTTGCTGCCTCCCGAGCACCTGGAGTTGGCCCAGCGGCTGAAGGACGTGGCCGACACGGTGGAACTTCACCTGGATGCACGCTCGGACGTGGCGATGGTGGCGCAGGTTCGCGGTGGGGATGAGGAGAAAGTGCGCGACCTGGGCAAGTCGCTGGGAGGCGTGTTGTCGATGGCACGGCTCAAGGCACAGGCCGAGGGAGAGGAAGACCTGGCACGGCTGCTGGATTTCGCGAACGTGAAGCCAGAGGGCTCCGAGTTCAAAATGGAGATCGCGGTCCCGTTCCCGCTCCTTCAGGAGCGACTCGCGGCGTGCCGGGAGGGAAAGCCCGTGGAGGAGAACGTGGGGACTCGGCCGTGAGTCCGCCGGGCGAGGGCTCGGCCGCGGTGTCCACCCTCTGCCAGCACTGTGGGCTGTGTTGCGACGGGAACCTCTTCGATCACGTCCCGCTGCGGGATGCGGAAGTGGACACGATGCGCCGGCTGTCGCTGACCGTGGTGACGCGCAAGGATGGCTCTGCTGCGCTGGCCCAGCACTGTGATGCACTGAAGGGGCGCGTCTGCACGGCCTATGCGGAACGTCCCGAGGGCTGCCGCCGCTACCACTGCGCCCTGTTCAGCGCCCTCGCCGAGGGAGAGGTGTCCCTGAACGAAGCCCTCTCGGTGGTGGGCGAGGCGCACGCGCGCATCCAGGCAGTGGAGGCGGTGCTCCCCACGCCGCGAGCGGATGCGCCCCGGGCCGTGCTGCAACGGGCGCGGCAAGAAGACCTTCCCACTCAGGCCCGTGACACCTGGACGCGGGCCGAGGACTGGCTCGACCGGCACTTCCGGGGAAGACAGCGGCACCGCTGACGGTGGAGCGAGCCATCCAAAAAACGGATGGCTCATCCTTTCTTCCGTGTGGTGCGCGGATAGCTCCCGGCGCACCTTGCGCATGTGAATCCTCCTTCCCCACTCCCTGCCACACCCATGGCGCCCAAGAGGGGTTGGGGTGCAGGCCACCTGCTGATGCCCCTCGGAGCGGCGCTCAGCCTCCTGCCCTTCATGTCCACGGGCATCGCCCTGGTGGCGGGAGCAGGCGTGGCCCTCACCGTGGGCAACCCCTCTCGGGAGCACACCCAACGCGCCGTGCCCCTGCTGCTGTCACTCGCGGTGGTGGGATTGGGGGCCGGGATGGACTTGCGCGGGGTGGCCCGCGTGGGAGCCCAGGGCATCCTCATCACCCTGGTGAGCATCTCCGCATGCCTGCTGCTGGGAACGCTGTTCGCGTGGGCACTCGGGGTGCCCCGGAGCGTGGGCCTGCTCATCAGCATCGGCACGGCCATCTGCGGGGGCAGCGCGATTGCCGCCGTCGTCCCGGTGCTTCGCCCGAAGGATCAGGAAGTCTCCGTCGCCCTGGGAACGGTGTTCCTGCTCAACGCGGTGGCGCTCTTCGTCTTTCCCGCCATGGGGCACTCGCTGGGGCTGAACGCGGGCCAGTTCGGACGCTGGTGCGCCCTGGCCATCCATGACACCAGCTCCGTGGTGGGCGCGGCCCTGCAATACGGCCCCGAGGCGATGGAGGTGGCCACGACGGTGAAACTGGCACGTGCCTTGTGGATCGCTCCCCTGGCGCTGGCACTCGAAGCCTGGCAGCGCAGGACCCGGGGAGCCGAGACTCCAGGCACGGCGCGCAAGCCCTGGTTCATTCTTGGCTTTGTCCTGGCGTCGGCCCTCGTGACCTGGGTTCCCACACTCCAGCCTGCGGGCCACACGGTGGCCGCCGTCTCCAAGCAATTGCTGGTCCTGACGCTGTTTCTCCTGGGGGCCAATCTCTCCAGGAGCACACTGAAATCCGTGGGCATGCGTCCCCTGGCCATGGGCGTGATTCTCTGGGGGTGCATGGCCGGACTGAGCCTGGGAGCCCTCCCAGAGTAGGCAACGCCTCCCACGGGATGGCTAACGCCGAGGGGGCACGGCGCGGGCATGCCGCAGGAAATGGCCTGCCAGCCCCGAGGGGGCATCCACCGGCAACACCCACGAGAATGCACGCTCCACCCGCAGGCCCGAGACGGCCAGGCGTTGGAGCCGTCCCGACGCCAGCTCCTCCTGAATGCTCCACCGCGACAGGAACCCCACCCCGAGGCCCAACGCCACTGCGCCTTTGATGGCCTCGGTGCTCCCCAGTTGGAGGTCTCCGGACTGAAGCCCACGGCGGACCCCCGCCTTCCGCAGGGCACGCTCCAGCACGGCGCGGGTGCCCGAGCCAGGCTCTCGCCAGATCAGGGGAGCCCCTTGGAGCGCCTCCACGGTCCGTATCCGGAGCAGGTCTCCAGGAGCGCGCGAGGACACCACGGGCACGAGCTCATCCTCCAAGTAGCGCTCGAGCCGGATACGGGCTGCACGGGCGTGCCCTTCGACCAGCCCCAGCGGCACGTTTCCTTCCGCCACCCAGCCAAGCACCTGAGCGGTGTTGCCGACCTCCAACCTCACCTGGAGGCCCCGGTGGCTCTGGAGAAAGGACGCCAGAAGCTCGGGCACGACATAGCTGGCGACGGTGGTACTCGCCGCCAGCACCAGTTCCCCTTCCAGCGCCTCTTCCCCCGCGACCGCCTGCGCCGCCTGCTCCAGGAGTTGGTGGAGGCGCTGCGCGTACTCGAGCAGGGCCCGGCCTGCTTCGTTGACCTGAACGCCTCGGGCGGTGCGGACCAACAAGGGCCGCCCACAATCCCGCTCGAGCTGGCGCACCTGAGCGGTGACGGCGGGCTGGGACAGATGCAGCAGCCGCGAGGCCGCGGAGATCTGCCCCGTGAGGGCCACCACCCGAAAGGTTTCGAGACGGCGTGGATCGAGACGGGGAGACAAGACGATGCCTACTTCCTACAGGCCGCAACTCAGACTGGTGCGTTGACAAGCCATGAGACAGCCTCCTACGGTGACAGGCAAAGTCTTATCTGGGCGACACGAAGCGGCGCCGGCGCTTTCATTTCCAGGTGAATTGGGAGTTGATGGTGAGAGACCCGCTTGAAGTCCGCGTGATGTCGGCCCCCGTTGGCCCGTGGGCCCCGGCACTTTCAGGGCTCCTCTTCGCATGCACCCTGCTCTTCACCAGCGCGGCAAGCGCGCAGTCGTCGGAGGACCGGGCTTTCGTCGGCATCACTTTAGGGGGTGGGACGAAGCTGGAGTCGCAAGGTGGAAGGATAGACGATCGGCAGCAACTCAAGTTGCGCCTGCCGTTGACGGCCTTCTTCCTGGGGAAGACCGTGCTCGTCCCCTCCTTTGGCTACGAGGGCTGGTTTGGAGGAATGGAGCAGCAAGGCCCCTTGGCCGATGTGTCGAAGGACGAGTTGAACCGGAACTTTCATAGCTTCCAACTGGGGCTCACGCTGATCCGTCCGCTGACGCCCCGATGGATGCTGGCAATGGGGGCCATCGCCAACCCTCGCACCGACTTCGAGAGTCCATTCGACTTCGGTCTGGACACCGCATGGACGGGCTTCGCCACAGCGACCTATATGATTGGAGACGGGCCCGGGGTGCGCCTGACCTTCGGCGTGGCTGCCCTGTATCCCTACGATGCCACCCCCGTGGCCCCCATCGTGGCCTTCGTCTACCGCAGGGACGCTTACATCCTTGAGTTGGGCATCCCCCGGGTCGCCATGCTCCTGAAGGTGCGCGAGGGGATTGAGCTGGGCTTGACCGGCGAGTTCGGCCAGCAGGTATTTCGCACCCGGGTCGGGTCCCACGGACAGATGGGCCCCACGAGCTACTATGCGCGGCAGACGATGCTTCGCGTGGGCCCCACCGTGAATACACGCCTGAGCAACAGCCTCTGGATGAGCACCTCGCTCGGCTTGGACCTGATGAACGACTACGCGCTGCTCGACATGGACCGGAACAAGGTGGAGGTGGGGATGTTCAACTCGACGAAGCCCGCTCCCTACCTGAGCGTGTCGCTGGGCTGGCGTCCCCCGCGCCGATGATCTCCCAGAACGCGCCGTGCCCCTCATGACAGGGCACGGCGCCCGGGGGCTTAGCGGACCTGAATCGCGTCAGCGACCACCTGATAGCCCGTCCCCGTCCAGCGGCTGACCTGCACCTTGTTCCACCCGGCCGAGAAGCTCCAGGAGCCCAGGGTGTTCCACTTGCCGCCGTTCGCCTGCTGGTTCACCTTCACCGTGGCCAGCTGGGTACCCGCCGCATTCGAGACGATGAACGGCGCGGACGTGGAGCGATCCGTGGCAGATGTCCACCATGCGTCGATCGTCTTCGTCGCCGCCGCGGGCAGGTAGAACCAGAAGGTCGCCGGGTCCGAAATGGCCTCCGTGGGCGCCACGAAGTAGCCCGTGCCGTAGTAGCCCCCCACGTTCGTGGAGGAGACCCAGTTCGCGGAGACCTCGATGTAGCCCTTCGCGCTGTCGTTGTTCGAGTTGTTGCTGTCGATGATCAGGCCACTGGGACTGGGGGTGGTGCCACCACAATAGGAATTGACCTTGCTGAGGTAGCTCGACCACGGCCAGTTGGGACCCGGGTCCGTGCGGTTGTACGGCTGGAGTCGGCCGTGCGCCACGATGTGGTAGCTGTCACGCGTAATCCCCTGCCCCTTCGAGATGTCGCACGAGAGCTTCGCCGAGGCCTCGATCTGCCCCGCGGGGAAGCTCGACTGGCTGGCGAAGCCGCCGTGCTCGATGCCCACCGTGAAGTTGTTCGAGGACGTGCCGCTGACCCCACACTCCACGCCTCCGTTGAGGGAGCAGTCATAGGTGGCTCCCACGTGCCAGCCGCGATCCGACTCGCGGACCAACTGGGACACCTCGCTGCCGCTCTCGTTCACCACGTAGTGGGCCGAGACGCCCGACGCCGAGTTCACCAACCAGCCCCAGCACCCCGAGTAGGCGCCCTCGCAGGTGTGGATGACGATCATCGAGACTTTCGTGCCCGCGGGCCGCGCGTTGTAGTTGGGCGAGGGACGCCAGATGGCCGCTGCGTAGTCCGGACCAGCCGCCAGCGCACGGGCCATGGGCAGCGCGAACTTCACCTCCACCGGAGACGGCATGATGGACGCGGTCACCTGCCCATCGGCGCTCTCGGCGAACACGCCGTTGCGCAGCGTGGAGTAGACCTCCTGGTGAATGTACTCGGCCTGTGCACCGGTGTCGGTGATGCCACTGAGGCGCGCCACCGCAGGGGCCCAGGCGCCCACGTCCGCGCGCTCCACCTTCAGCTCGTCCGCATGCGCCGACAGCAGCGCCGCGCCCGCGCGGATGTTGGCCAGCGCATCGTCCCGGACCGCCTCGGCGGAGACGCCCGCCAGGGCCGCACCGCGCTCCAGCGCCGCTCCCCGCAGCGCCATCACTCCGTGGGCGGCGGGCATGCCGTCGAACTCCTGCTCACCGCGCACCATCTGCCAGCGCGTCTCGGTGTAGGAGATGGCCTTGAGCAGATCCGCCGGGACGTTGAACTCGCGGGCGGCCTGCTCGAAGAGTGGATCCAAAGCGCCCACCGCACCTC encodes the following:
- a CDS encoding YeiH family protein, with protein sequence MPLGAALSLLPFMSTGIALVAGAGVALTVGNPSREHTQRAVPLLLSLAVVGLGAGMDLRGVARVGAQGILITLVSISACLLLGTLFAWALGVPRSVGLLISIGTAICGGSAIAAVVPVLRPKDQEVSVALGTVFLLNAVALFVFPAMGHSLGLNAGQFGRWCALAIHDTSSVVGAALQYGPEAMEVATTVKLARALWIAPLALALEAWQRRTRGAETPGTARKPWFILGFVLASALVTWVPTLQPAGHTVAAVSKQLLVLTLFLLGANLSRSTLKSVGMRPLAMGVILWGCMAGLSLGALPE
- a CDS encoding LysR family transcriptional regulator, which gives rise to MSPRLDPRRLETFRVVALTGQISAASRLLHLSQPAVTAQVRQLERDCGRPLLVRTARGVQVNEAGRALLEYAQRLHQLLEQAAQAVAGEEALEGELVLAASTTVASYVVPELLASFLQSHRGLQVRLEVGNTAQVLGWVAEGNVPLGLVEGHARAARIRLERYLEDELVPVVSSRAPGDLLRIRTVEALQGAPLIWREPGSGTRAVLERALRKAGVRRGLQSGDLQLGSTEAIKGAVALGLGVGFLSRWSIQEELASGRLQRLAVSGLRVERAFSWVLPVDAPSGLAGHFLRHARAVPPRR
- a CDS encoding golvesin C-terminal-like domain-containing protein, which produces MSTLRNALAAATAALSLAACGPEQSPETSEPVQMPSGAFADAAGDAVRRGAVGALDPLFEQAAREFNVPADLLKAISYTETRWQMVRGEQEFDGMPAAHGVMALRGAALERGAALAGVSAEAVRDDALANIRAGAALLSAHADELKVERADVGAWAPAVARLSGITDTGAQAEYIHQEVYSTLRNGVFAESADGQVTASIMPSPVEVKFALPMARALAAGPDYAAAIWRPSPNYNARPAGTKVSMIVIHTCEGAYSGCWGWLVNSASGVSAHYVVNESGSEVSQLVRESDRGWHVGATYDCSLNGGVECGVSGTSSNNFTVGIEHGGFASQSSFPAGQIEASAKLSCDISKGQGITRDSYHIVAHGRLQPYNRTDPGPNWPWSSYLSKVNSYCGGTTPSPSGLIIDSNNSNNDSAKGYIEVSANWVSSTNVGGYYGTGYFVAPTEAISDPATFWFYLPAAATKTIDAWWTSATDRSTSAPFIVSNAAGTQLATVKVNQQANGGKWNTLGSWSFSAGWNKVQVSRWTGTGYQVVADAIQVR